tccgatcttttctagtagtctgaagagaccacgtctgctgacgaggtcaaaggctttggtgagatcaatgaaagcaatgtagaggggcatctgttgttcacggcatttctcctgtatctgacgaagggagaacagcatgtcaatagtcgatctctctgcacgaaagccacactttgcctcagggtagacgcgctcggccagcttctggagcctgttcagagcgactcgagcaaagactttccccactatgctgagcagggagattccacggtagctgttgcagtcaccgcggtcacctttgtttttatagagggtgatgatgttggcatcgcgcatgtcctggggtactgctccctcgtcccagcacaggcatagcagttcatgtagtgctgagagtatagcaggcttggcactcttgattaattcaggggtaatgctgtccttcccaggggcttttccgctggctagggaatcaatggcatcactgagttccgatttggttggctgtatgtccagctcatccatgactggtagaggctgggctgcattgagggcagtctcagtgacagcattctccctggagtacagttctaggtagtgctcaacccagcggtccatctgtttgcgttggtcagtgattatgtcccccgatttagatttgaggggggtgatcttcttgatggttggcccaagagctctcttcatgccatcatacattcctctgatgtttccggtgtctgaggccagctgaatatggctgcataggtgttgccagtagtcgtttgcgcaacgcctagctgttctttgtgcagtacttctggctgctttaagtgctgcggatgttaaatcgctgggggctttcttgtagttcaaaagtgcaatgcgcttagcggctatgacaggttccagctcttcattatgagattgaaaccagtctgcatttctcttcgcacttttgccgtaggtggtcaaagctgactcatagatggcgtctctgatgtgggcccacttggtctcagcatcccctgtgggagtgttttgaagggctgttacaagtgaatttagaaatttttgtaacagctgtgggtgagaaattctgctcgtgtttatgcgcgggtggcccttctgcttggaatgatgcaacttctttggtctgagtctaaccttgctgcacaccagggagtggtcggtgtcgcagtccgcactgtggaagctgcgtgtgatttgaacactgtttaaggcggctcgccttgtgacaatgaggtctagctggtgccaacgacgtgatcttgggtgcctccatgaaacctggtgacagggtttagtgtgaaagaacgagttggtgatgcagaggttatgataggtacacaactcaagcagtctctgcccgttctcattcatccttccaacgccatagcgcccaaggcaggagggccatgagtcatggtcggccccaaccctggcattaaagtcccccagcaggaataggtgttcggtgttggggatgctgctaatgatgttatggagttgttcatagaactggtctttagcttcaggtgcggagcagagtgttggagcatcgatgctgagtagatgtactggaccagaggtggtgagcagtcggatggacagtatgcgttccgagccatttgagggaggctctatcatgctgagcaaggagtttctgatggcgaagcccactccatgctgtcttggttcttcaggatccctgccctgccagaagaaggtgtagtcttgctctgctagagagccactcgcggcttCACGATATTAATATATAAGCAAATAtaagctagttccgaagaagggtcactgacccggggcattggctctgcttctctttccacagatgctgccagacctgctgagtggttccagcatttcttggttttgctccttttaagcttctctgctcgaaggagaacaatcccagattctccatcTTATCagcgtaactgtaataatctcatccctggaaccattttagtaaatcacttctgtacattcaccaaaccttccacgtccttcctaaagtgttttcctaaaattggacacagtactccagctagggacaaactattattttataaaagtttagtatcacttcctgacttttacactctagacctgtttataaagctcaggatcccatctgctttattaacccgtcagcaaagagggaaattagaccagaaccattgaccagttcccttagacctGAAACCATAAATCATTCCAGGACTGGCAGCAGGGTTTGGGGGAGGCCAGAGGGAACCCCAAACTGATCATCTTTTTTtgcaaacagaaaaccatcaatgcagtgGCAGAgacattaataaagcccttcggaagacaggaggaggccgttcggcccctcgagcctgtcctatcCATTCACTCAGTTCATGGCTGATTTTTTCCTTATCCACATCGAACTGTCTCGGCTCtgcaaacattaataccctttcctaacaaatatcTGCTGACAATCAggcattaatgtcactgcctgttcacactggggaattccttccccaaacctttccgcctctccacctcatattcctgcttaaagacgttccttaaaactaacctctttgatcaATCTCTTAGTCATCACCCTTAATCGCTCCTTATGTGGGTTTGCTGTCAGATTTTGTTTAACAATGGACCCCGTATAGTACCTTTGAGACTGTTTCTTcctcgccttctccctcacaccgtttctctctctctctcctcctcacctctaaaacaattatatccttccttcagtactgagaccaggactgtacacaatattccaggtgtgggctcaccaaaccctctaccattacagcaagacttcctcactcttgaactttaacccccttgcaataaaggcaaacactcCATTGCCGTCCTAATTGATGGCTGTACCTGCATGTCAACTTTCTGTGCTTTGtgtgcaaggacacccaaatccctctgcacaccaATAGTTTCTCACCACTTGATAAATATTCTGTGTTTCAATTCTTTCTGCCAAATTGaagaacctcacacttctccacatgatcttccagctgccactttcttgcccactcccttAAATCGTCCATATTCCTTtccagtctctttgtgtcctcctcacagcttatggtcccacctaactttgtataatcagcccatataaacccaaggcagtgtttgagagaggcacttttgtcctgacaagtattaagatgcaACTGATTGATATTCTGTATAGGATATTTCTGTTTATTCATTggggttgttaagatgaaagatctttaatcaGAGATTGGAGaatgtccttctgtgtcctctcccaccctcacatccggaattggaaacacaaacacagagagacacaaacccacacacagacacaaagacagacaaataaacACTGGCAGAtgaacagataaacacaaacacttccctctgtgtaaataatgtatttacaaacatcaaaatctctcttttcaccTTTCATATTTCCCTCTGGGGGTTTACATTTATTgtaaatctgatttcacagggaccagtagAATTTTTGCTTCCCTTTTCTTGTGGTtgggctgatgtgctgggctcccccattgttgaggatggggatatttgtggagccttctcctccagttagtttttttttaattgtccaccaccattcacaactggtttTGACAGGACTGCAGggcgtagatctgatccgttggttatgggatcgcctcGACCTGTCTACCagatgctgctttcactgtttgtcttgcaagtattcctgtgttgttacttcaccaggctgacatctcgttTTAGGTATGGCCGGTGCTGCGCCTGGCACACCCTCCGACACAATTGTTATCTTCATTCCAGAGAGATAATTGTTGCCAAGTTACAATTACATTTTCTGGGATTGAATATCAAGTATGTATTGAAAaccgtaaaaaaaaaattcccattaaACTGAGAGAAATTAATGGATGCGAATTTCTTGATTTACTGGTTTGGAACCCATAAGCATCATGAATTCCTGTACACGGAGTACAACTATCTTACCATGAATATTATGATGGATCATATTCAACCTGGATTATTTTAAAACTCTTATTCTTTCTTTCTGCTGGGTTGATCAGATTGGAAATTGCGTGTTCTTCAGTAAGAGGTAACTGTGTTATGCAACTTTTACGAGCACAGCCTATTATTTCCTCCtgagaaccttctaagatgtctaaGTCAACACCACAGTACAATCAACCAATACCATTCTTAAACATTTCTTACCACTGAGTTATAGTGAGGTTGTTTTAATCGAGTCAGTTTTGTAGGACACATCAAGAGACTACAGAGGCAGCGAATATAAAACGTCAATGAACAAAACTACTCCCAGTGTAATATATCTACAATCGACCGGCCCTTCCGTCCATTTGAGAAACCGTATGACTGCAAGAAATGGCGAGCTGAACACTCAAATGAGGAGATCCAATATCTCTCCATCATTTCACCAATTTGACTATCAGTGTCAGTGGGAATTTCACCGCTCTCTTCAAATCCTCCCTGAATTTCTTCTGGGTCAcgacataaatgcaagtgtttgtACAGCAGCTCAAAAGGAGAAGCATATGGCCGGATTCTTGAAGGATAAAGACAGGATCGTTGTAACCTGTATAGACATAAGTGGTTGTGATTCGGTAGTATAGGTGATGTGCGGTGTATGTCGCCCATAACATGATGAAACTTCCGGATATAgcgaagagtaaaatgatggactTTTTTCGGTTCTCCAACTCAGAATCAATGTTATTTCCAGCAGTGCCGCTGCCCCTCAATGCCCGTCGAACTCTACTGGAGGCTAATATATGTCGTACTGTCAACAGGTTGAACAGTAAAATTAGAACAATTGCAAGACACGGTGTTAAAATGTGATTAGTCCAGGAAAATGCTATCCACGGGGTTAGAGTATAGAAGTTGGGTTTGATGCCGCAGTACATTGGCACGTTGTTAATAAAATACACTGGCTCAAATACAAAGTACCAGGGGATATTTTGCAAACAGCTCAGTGCAAACACCGTGCCTACAATCGCAGCTGCCATTCTCTTGGTGCAGAATCTCCCTTTGAGCTTCTGGCAACAGATGGCGacatatcgatcaaaggtgaaagcgactgttaaccagacagaacagtttCTGGATGCATAAACCAGGACTGTTTTCAGACGGCACACAGGAGTAATGGACAAGGTGCTAACTGGGAAGTAAATGCCAATGACACGGTTCAATATCACACCGGTGATAACGACCAGTAGATCCACTgcagccatggccaccagatactgGGTGATGCATTCTGAGAGACCGCACTTCCCACGGCGCAGGACCACAATTGCCATTATATTAACTGTAAAAAAACAGGTAATGCATCGactaatattattctgcattcattTCCATCAGGCACCCGATGCCATCTTTTATCCAACTGCTGCTTAGGTTAGTTCCAAAATAAGGTAAGTAATAATTCAAACGTGTATTTTAAAAAACAAACTCAACCTCGGTGACTGTGAAAGGTAAAATAATATTTAAAATGTAATTAATGGGCTGGGGTGGATTAATGAAATGAAACTTATTGAAATAGAGGTGGAAAATTAGAAATGGAGCAGCGACGATTTTCAGACAGACCACCCGCAATGTTTTATGAACAAAAATAGAAATGAAAATCGTGTTGCTTCTACAAGGAGCTGTTGGTCTAGAATGTCATTACATTCCCAATGACCAGTCGGAAATGTACAATGTTGTGGTGAGTTAACTGAACTCTGCTTTAGAGAGAATCTAAACGCCATGGAGCGGGTGCCGAAGAAATCCAGGAATATAATATCGAGGATGGGTGACCTTAGTTGTCAAAGGATGCAGGAAAATTTGAAAAATAGGAAACATCTGTTACACGACATCTGAGAGATTGAATGAGACAAATGAGAGACAAAAATATTTGTCTGTATAAATATAGAACTAAAATATATAATCATCACCTCAGAACCGCAGGAAAGGTTTATTTTTTGCAGAGGAGACGGGTGGTGGTGACAGGAATTGAAATAAAGTGAGAGGCGAAGGTTCACGCCAAATTCATAATAGATTCAACATCAAACTGGGTACATTTTCCAAAAAGAGGCAATAAACAGGGGAATGGGTAGCGGGCACAGAGTAGATGAATTTCGGGTTCAGAAGCAATGATTTTGATAGCTTTATTTACCATTTTGTAactgtcactctctcactgtaaCTAGATTCAAAATCACTTAATGTTACCTCTCAGCAAGCAATTTAAAAATATTTCCTTCTTTATTATTGTTCGCTTGCAATCAACTGGAACGATTTCTATCAAATGCATGCATGAGCCGAGACCTTACCAACGCTGACAGCTATTCCATTATTTTCCCGGAGCTTTTTCCGTGTTGTTGTGGATGTGACGTGTCGAAATGAAAGATTGAGGGGGAAAAGAG
This window of the Heterodontus francisci isolate sHetFra1 chromosome 39, sHetFra1.hap1, whole genome shotgun sequence genome carries:
- the LOC137352848 gene encoding probable G-protein coupled receptor 139, whose translation is MAIVVLRRGKCGLSECITQYLVAMAAVDLLVVITGVILNRVIGIYFPVSTLSITPVCRLKTVLVYASRNCSVWLTVAFTFDRYVAICCQKLKGRFCTKRMAAAIVGTVFALSCLQNIPWYFVFEPVYFINNVPMYCGIKPNFYTLTPWIAFSWTNHILTPCLAIVLILLFNLLTVRHILASSRVRRALRGSGTAGNNIDSELENRKKSIILLFAISGSFIMLWATYTAHHLYYRITTTYVYTGYNDPVFILQESGHMLLLLSCCTNTCIYVVTQKKFREDLKRAVKFPLTLIVKLVK